The stretch of DNA agaccaggtgtgtgtttccagttcacgcccgatctaaaaatgtcgtcatatgatcttcgtggaggcgtgagataggaacatttgagaccaacgggcaggctcctaccctagtgttgatccccatttgagaatttttttttttttttttttttttttttttcgtttttgagttatgatctCTTTGATTTTGGGATATATTATGTAGAGAGACTCgagatttcaataaaaaaataaaaaaatgtcctctatctttaaccatgtaaactacaaaaaaacaaatgcaatcagTAATTACAAAATCCAATTTAATGGAAATTGTAATATTCTTTTtctaaaaaagactagctaattggcttaaattttatatgttgatcgtctgaatcggtccagtgatCGACGAGTATACTCGTCATACGTATAAATCAGTGACCATTAGCTATTTGAATTgcgttttttgagaaaaacaaaacatattctCGAAAGGCCTAAGGGAGTAAGGGAGTTAAAAGTGCCCCCAAGCCAAATCACCATCTGTATGGCACATATTTTATAagatatgaaataaaaaaatttgacggtttatttgaaaccttatatggtttaacataggatctgtagtttatttttcgtttatttcacgccatcctcaaaagcttcgagataaaaatttgaaaaaaaatactgaatggatcttactacggtgtattatgaaaaattatcaaaaaatttttttttatcaaacattgtagtactaaaaaaaaattgaaattttgatttttttttgggatttaggtattcagtactactctaattcatatttaaatgtgttcctacggtaTTTTCAgacatgtgtgatttttttcagatttttttagtgttgcgcggcacaaaaaaatttttttcttatatttccaACGGGTCTCGCTGGGTAAGAGAacaaaaagtgcccccaaaccaaatcatcatattgtatagggtattaaataaaacattttggcagtagttccatatatttgagtccttatatggtacaccataggatctatggtgaaaaatgcatttttttgtttttttccacgccattctcaatagctttgagacaaaaatatcgaaaaaataatgaaagtaCATCTTGCTAAGGTGTACCGAtagcaggttgatccttcttcatatattcccaaccgtgtttgttttcctgactacatcaattcctctgtacattttgatctgttcatgaaggagaaaatccatggaattccagattatcatcgatcggggatcgttcctacgatcttcaatgcaaaatatgggcgtatcaattgtgataatatgtactttactgatgggtcctctatgaatgagtccacaggatttggagtgttcaacgacatttttagcacctcccacagtcttcagaatccttgctcagtgtatattgctgaattggcagcaatacactgggcgctggacagcgtcgcctcacgacctgttgaacactattacattgtaacggatagtcttagctctgtcgaagctatccgttcagtgggccggaaaagcactcgccgtacttccttgagagaatacgagaaattttgagtgctttaaccagacgctgttatgtcattacctttgtctgggtcccttcacattgctcaattccgggtaatgagagggctgactcattggcaaagataggtgcaattgaaggcgatatttatcagcgtcaaatcgccttccatgaattttattctttagtcggtaaaaataccatcgctaactggcaacgtaagtggaacgaagatgaattgggtcggtggcttcattcgattatccctaaggttagcctcaaaccatggttcaaaagtctggacttgagtcgggactttattcgcaccttctctcgactcatgtccaatcactgttcgttagacgcgctactctttcgttttaatcttgccgatggcaatatctgtgcttgtggccaaggttaccacgacatcgaacacgttgtttggtcatgcgaggtgtatcttgttgccagatcgaatttagaaaactctcttcgggccagaggaagacagcccaatgtgccggtgagagatgtgttggctcggttagaccttgattacatgtcccaaatatatgtcttcttaaaagttatcgatcttcgtgtgtgattgtccttatatccttatattctccttttccttttccttcacgagaaattaaatcccttcttactaacaatagaataacattagaataagttaaattgttaatacatattagatgtgaggatagtttaagaattcagtgtgaagtgtgagtatgaatgtgaaagtgagtgtgagtgtgagtgtgaacatggttacaatctccttacatcccatccttttcctaaggaaaatgtgtcacccttctaaactcgagtcgaccgcgagtaatcggtttcctatttcattaaccgtagaattaagaaaacatgttaatagtaaaagtatagttgagagtttggcttctttaaacctatgtaactgagcctgtacaaataaacgaatttaaaaaaaaaacaatagaataaggtgaaatgtaaatacatattagatataagataggcttaagaattgagtatgatgaatgtgagtgcgaatgtgagtgtgaacattgtcaacatatccttatatcccttccttttcctgaaacaaaatatcacccttctaaactcgagcaaaccacgagtaatcggttctctacttcattaacactagaattaatgaaaaatgtttatatatacttgtaacaatacagataggagtttggctcctttaaacttatgtaactgagcctgtaaaaataaacgatttaataaaaaaaaaaaggtgtaccgataattttttttttattaattcgtttatttttacaggctcagtaacttaagtttaaaggagccgaattcttaaatataattttaaaactatatatataaacaattttcttacatctatggttagtaaggtggaaaaccgattactcgcggtgtactcgagtttagaagggtgacatattttaccgataaatatcttcaaacaatttgttcatcaaaaaatgtaataataaaaaaaaactaaacctGCGGCACCTAAACCTTTtccatattttctggcatttcgaaattttgaaaaaaatataactttgagtcccacttcttcttcttcttcaatggcactaacgttcctagaggaacttcgccgtctcagcgtagtattacttgcgtcattttttattagtacagtTAGGTCGAAGCTCTTGCCACGACCAGACGTGTTTACGGATTACACTGCGTATCGATTGTATTCGAATTGCTTTTGTTCCACACTTCGGTGTGAAGATAGACCTGCCTCGCGTTAGGACAACTAACGACAGTTTTTGCATTCTTGCTATTTGAGTTATCATAGCAAAAATGACACCTGTGCGCTCCCGTGAGAACACCTTCAAAGTGGATTTGTCCAACTTCCCCAAGCGCCCATCGTTCGAGGAGATACACAAGTTTGTACACGAGACAATCGGTCTATCCATTGACCAGGTTTTCAGACTACAGATGAACCATGCCCAAAACTGTGCTCATGTAAAGTGCTGCGATCTGAAGACCGCTCAGGATGCTGTTGAGCAACACAACGAAAAACACGAGTTGGaggtgaataaaaacaaaatcaaagttcGACTCTTGATGGACGACGGAGGAGTAGAGGTCAAAATCCATGATTTGTCCGAGAATATTCGGAATGAGGAAATCGCAGAGTATCTCAAGCAGTACAGGGATGTTCTTCTCATCAAAGAATTGGTATGGGGCGATAACTTCGCCTACAAAGGAGTATCGACGGGAGTGCGggtagcgaagatgattttacgAAGACACATTAAGTCGTTCGTTTCTATCCAAGGGGAACAATCATTGATTACGTATCGCAACCAGCCACAGACTTGCAAACATTGCCAAAATCTTCAGCACCCAGGCATCACTTGTGTCGAGAACAAAAAGCTTCTCGGACAAAAGACTGATCTTAACAATCGACTGAAGacaatacaaaacaaaaccTCGACCTACGCGGGAGCGCTTAATGGAACCAACCTCGGCAACGATCTTCTGCCGAAGTTTGTGGGTACCAATCTAAACAAACTCAACGAACGAGCGCGAGTTACTCAGCCGAACGCGGATGATCGCTTGGAAGCATCCTCCTCTCGTTCAACTGCTACCACGTCATCTGAAACAACTTCGTCATCCCAAACCAATTGTCCCCTAGAACCATCTAAAGAGACAACGATGTCAATTTCCACAATAACGTCGACGGCACTCATTGATGAATCTATACATCGTGCTCATGGAGATGAGGCTGCTCTAGTGGACAACGGAATCAACGAATGCAACGACACTCGGGACCCGCTGAGAGTAGAGGGTTCTCAGCACCACAAAGTCCATAGTGAAACCGACGCAGTAAGTGTAAGCACTTTCAAAATTCCTCTTTCTAGCCTTCATTCCCATCCCACCACAATGGAGATTTCCGAGAGTGAAAGCAATGAGTCGTCGTGTGAGAGTGTACCACCTCAAAAAGTAAAACGAGGAAGGGGGCGTCCAAAGAAACAACGGACATGCTCTCCGCCTCATGTATCTACAGATATCACTAACAAAGTATCGAATATGTCGTCCCAGTCACGAAATGAGGGAGATGATGTTTAAGAAGTATTTCCTCTGCTACATATTACCCTCTCCTTACTAAACTATATTCAGTACCTTATGCCTCATCCATTGCCATATGAATAATCTACCAATCAGCTACAACATTGGTAGTATTAATACCAACTCAATATCTAGTACTAATAAAATAGCAGCCTTGTCCACCTTCGCACGTTTAATGGAGTTCGACATAATTTTGCTCCAAGAagtcaaaaatattaattttagtaTATCTGGATTCAATATGGTGACAAATGTAGACGAAAACAAACGAGGGACAGCAATAGCGCTTAAGCCTCACATCCCCCTCTGCAACGTGCAAAGAAGTTTAGATAGTCGAATCATAACAGTCAAGATCAACGACTCAGTCACTATAAGGTACACTGGGGCAAGTGGAACCCCAAAAaccattatttcaaaaataaagtgtcctatttttcctgtttttgattatttttcaaaacgaaTTATACACATCACTACTGTAGCCGATTAGCTATTAATATATGGAACCGAAAAATGAATTCCTCAACTAGATTTTAAGTTTGGCCAAAAATAATCTCCAAGTCCCCAAAGTCCACTTACCCCTTGATACGGGGGTTAGTGGAAACCTGGAATTTTATgtttacaacaagttaaactcTGTTAAAAAGGTGTTTGGGaatgaataaaacaaactgtattCACTTTCTTTTATTCTTTGATAATACAAAATTAATTAATCAATGCATttaaggaaataaaaaaaaaatgcaataaatatcgTTATTGCTTCGCAAGTCTTCAAAATCAGGtcaatagataaaaatagcaggtACATCGCTAACCACAGTTATGATTTCTTCGAAGCTCTCTTACGCTTTGCTTTCTGTGTCGCCTCTTTAACCGATTTGATCGTTTCCAGCTTCACAACGGCATCAGTCGATGTTATAACTTCTGCCCCaggacaaactttttttctctgCGCTTTGGAAACAGGAATCTGTTTCACATGGTCAAGGAGAATCGCTTCAAAAGAATTATTTTGTGGATTATCATTTTCCATTTGGTCATTCCCTGTTGAGGAAGCAATGCAATTACAAGTTGCTGAAGCTGCATCTCTGGTGTTTGTTACTCTTGGAAGCGCCTTCTTCGATCCTTCGACGATCTCAACAGTGTTGTCATCTAACGTTTGAGCTGCTTGCTGTGATGCGATGAAACGTGCCCATGCTCTCGGTTCGTATTTGTCTTCCGGAATCACCTTATCGGAAAACGGGTATACGCCGGCCTTGCGGAACccatttttaattatttgtgAATCAAATGATCTCCAAACTTTGGAGATAATGTTTGAAAAAGCTGATTTAGACAGCTTCGTCCCATAGTGATTCCGTTGCCACTGGATAACGCACTTGTCATAGTCTTGCTTCAATGGTTTAAACACCGCCAGGTCCATAGGCTGCAAGAGATGACTTGtgtggggcggaagtttgagtATCACAACATTATTCTCGATTGCTTTTTGGATGAGAGCAAGAGAAACATGTGATACATGGCCATCGTAAAGTAGGACCAATTGTCCCTCAGCGGTAGCGCTCAGAAAGGACCGTTCGAAGTAGTTGGCGAAAACATCCGTCTCCATCCAGCCGTTTTTGGTTGCAGCATAAACTATTCCAGGAAATTCATCACATTTACTAGCCATCCAGCTGTTCCATACGTTGGATCCTTTGAAAATAATAAGTGGTGGTAATTTGTCACCAGCCGCATTTCCTCCCATCAATAcagtaaaattttcttttcctGAACCGCCCGTGACACGATGAGCAGCTCTTCCAGTTTCTCCCACAGTCTTAACCCGACTCGGATCGAGGCAGAAGCTAGTCTCATCGATGTTATATATCTGCTCTGGAGGAACGTTCGTGGTCACCTGTTTTAGGAGCTTGAAGTATTCGGTCATCACGAAAGGATCAGCTCCTCGTTTCCGTGCGACCTCAACGGCTTGGGGCTTTTTTTGCGATAGATGATGCCGGCGCTTAAAATTCCGGAAAAAATCGTCTCCCGGAACACCGCTTACAAACGGTGTTTGAAGCTTGTTAACTTTTACGTACTCTGCTATTGCCAAAATTGTCTCCTCTTTGGATAGTCCAAAGCCCCACTTATCCATTTTCTTGATACAGTCGGCGATCTGTGTTTCAACCTTCAACGGCAAAGCAGTGGGTCGGCCTCCCGTTATACTTTTAATGCCTCTCAGACCTTTCACTCGCTTGAAGAGTGTTGCATATGGGATTCGGAAGTGCTTTGCTGCCGCTTTTATCTTCATCTTGCCGTTTTTTACATCATCCATCGCATCTGTCAAGTCCTGTCCACTGTATTTAGCAGGAGAACGCTTGCGAATGTATTTGCGAACCATTCTTCCGGTGGCTGTAAAGATTAAAAACATTCAATAAGCAATGTTTACTTTCACGTATTCCACTTAACCCAATTACAAAAACATGTGGGGCAAGTGGAAACAGGccgatttttatagtaaaaagacaATCTTTCACATTTTGTATCGGTAAACACAAAAATAAGCATTTTTCAATTACCTAGTAGTGAAATGTAACCAGTTTTCCGAACTGCCGATCGTCGAAAATGTAATTTTACTGACAGCGTAATCGACTCTGATCGCAGCTGCAGAAATGCGATTGTAAACAAAGCAATATTTGGTTGCGTCTGGTGGTTCACAACGACTAAAAAGTACGTTTAGTAGATGTTTATTGATTGTTTGGCAGATGTTGTGTGGAAAcaaagcaaaatattttttgttatttgtttacTTTATATTTGATCCACTTACCCCCAAATTCCACTTGCCCCAGTGTACCTTATGTAATGTCTATGCACATTCAGGTTCGCAAAATTTCTCTGCTCGCGAAAATCTTTTCAAAAATCTCCCCTACTATCTACAAAATAGTAGTGACTATTTGATTCTAGGCGGTGATTTTAATAGCGTTATAGCCTGCAAAGATGCCACAGGAACCAACAGTTTTAGTCCCTCTCTCAAACGTCTCGTTGATAATCTTGGGCTTTATGATGTATGGGATGTATTGAATGGAAATCGAATAGATTATAGTTTCATTCGGGCAAACGCAGCATCACGCATCGATCGAATTTACGTTTCACAGGTTGTTGTTCCGCATCTCCGTACGGCTGAATATTTTGTGACGTCTTTTTCGGATCACAAAGCCTGCAAGGTACGCTGTTGTTTACCTGATCTCGGCCGTCCGTATGGGCGAGGATTTTGGTCTATTCGTGCACATGTTCTCAACTCGGAAAACCTTGAGGAGTTCAGCAGAAAGTGGAACTATTGGCTTCGAGAAGGACGGAACTATAATAGTTGGCTAGAATGGTGGATAAATTTCGTAAAACCCAAAATTAAGAGTTTTTTCCGTTGGAAAACTAACCAAGCGTTTCGAGATTTCCACGCAAGAAACGAATTTTTGTATCGTCAATTGAAAATTGCTTATGAAAATATGCAGAACAACCTGAATGGGAGaacacaaataaataaaattaaaggaCAAATGCTAAAATTGCAAAGCAATTTTTCCAAAGCGTACGAACATCTAAATGATCGATTAATCTGTGGGGAAAAACTTCCTTCTTTTCAAATCGGTGAAAGGgtacaaaagaagaagaacagtACTATCGACAAAATACAACATCAGAACCAGCTACTCACTTGCACTAATGAAATAGAGAGTCATGCGTTTGACTATTTCAAAAACCTCTACACTGCGGAGAATTTAGAACAAAATAATTACTTTCCAACAAATCGAATTGTCCCAGAAGGCTCCGTAAGTAGCAATCAGCTGATGAACGAAATCACTACCTCGGAAATCTTCTTCGCTATAAAGTCAAGTGCATCGAGGAAATCCCCAGGCAGAGATGGTATTCCTAAAGAATTTTACGAAAGAGCCTATGATATTATCCACcctcaattgaatttgatgcTTAACGAAGCAATTCGAGGGAATATTCCTGAAAAATTTGTTGAGGGGATAATTGTACTCTCCAAAAAGCGATCCGGAGACGATACAATTAAGTCGTACAGACCCATAAGCTTACTCAATTTCGATTATAAAATTTTGGCTAGGATATTGAAACAACGACTTGACCATGTGATGACTGAAAATGATATACTAAATAAAAGCCAAAAGTGTTCCAACTCAAAGAGAAACATATTCGAAGCCGTGAACGGAATAAAAGACCGAATAGTTGAACTAAATTGCAGAAGAAGGTCAGGGAAAATAATTTCCTTTGACTTTGATCATGCCTTTGATAGAGTGAATATAAATTTTCTTCTGGGCGTGATGCGGAACATTCGCTTGAACCAGGAATTTGTGTCACTAATTGGGAAGATAATGTCCTCGTCAATTTCGCGTTTACTAGTAAACGGAAATCTCTCTCCCGAATTCCCTATCCTATGCTCAGTAAGACAAGGCGATCCTATCAGTATGCATCTATTTGTCCTGTACCTACATCCCCTCCTTGAAAAGCTGCGCTCAGTTTGCAATGGTCCACTAGATCTAGTGATAGCATACGCGGACGACATTTCCATCATCACAACTGATAGCAATAAGCTTCCGATCATCGAACAAACCTTCGTGGACTTTGGCTTATGTTCGGGATCTATTCTGAATCTGACAAAAACCGTGGCAGTTAACATTGGCTGCTGGCAACAACCCGATGAGTCTGTTTGGCCGACAGTTCGTCCCTCCGTAAAAATTT from Toxorhynchites rutilus septentrionalis strain SRP chromosome 3, ASM2978413v1, whole genome shotgun sequence encodes:
- the LOC129776961 gene encoding uncharacterized protein LOC129776961, giving the protein MVRKYIRKRSPAKYSGQDLTDAMDDVKNGKMKIKAAAKHFRIPYATLFKRVKGLRGIKSITGGRPTALPLKVETQIADCIKKMDKWGFGLSKEETILAIAEYVKVNKLQTPFVSGVPGDDFFRNFKRRHHLSQKKPQAVEVARKRGADPFVMTEYFKLLKQVTTNVPPEQIYNIDETSFCLDPSRVKTVGETGRAAHRVTGGSGKENFTVLMGGNAAGDKLPPLIIFKGSNVWNSWMASKCDEFPGIVYAATKNGWMETDVFANYFERSFLSATAEGQLVLLYDGHVSHVSLALIQKAIENNVVILKLPPHTSHLLQPMDLAVFKPLKQDYDKCVIQWQRNHYGTKLSKSAFSNIISKVWRSFDSQIIKNGFRKAGVYPFSDKVIPEDKYEPRAWARFIASQQAAQTLDDNTVEIVEGSKKALPRVTNTRDAASATCNCIASSTGNDQMENDNPQNNSFEAILLDHVKQIPVSKAQRKKVCPGAEVITSTDAVVKLETIKSVKEATQKAKRKRASKKS